GGCCGCAACGGCGGTGTCGTGTGCACCTCGTCCAACGCGGAGGTCGCCCTCGACTGGGCGTTCCAGCAGAAGGGCCCCGACACGAAGGTGCTGTTCCTCCCCGACCAGCACCTCGGCCGCAACACCGCGGTCCTGCAGCTCGGGTACTCCCTCGACGAGTGTGTCGTGTGGAACCCGCTGATGCCCAACGGCGGCCTGACCGCCGAGGAGCTCGCGGGCGCCCGGATGATCCTGTGGAAGGGCCACTGCTCGGTCCACGGCCGGTTCTCCGCCGACGTGGTCGACGAGCTGCGCGCGAAGGTGCCGGACCTCAACGTCCTGGTCCACCCCGAGTGCCAGCACGAGGTCGTGCTCAAGGCCGACCTGGTCGGCTCGACCGAGTTCATCATCAAGACCATCGAGGCCGCGCCTGCCGGCTCGAGCTGGGCGATCGGCACCGAGCTCAACCTGGTGCAGCGCCTGGCCAACGCGCACCCGGACAAGAACATCATGTTCCTGGACCGCAACGTCTGCTACTGCTCGACGATGAACCGGATCGACCTGCCCCACTTCGTGTGGGCGCTGGAGAACCTCGTCGAGGGCGTCGTCGTCAACCAGATCGAGGTCGACCCGCAGACCGAGGCCGACGCGCTGGCCGCCCTCCAGCGGATGCTGGACCTGCCCGGGAAGTCCCACCGTGACTGACGCCCTCCCGCCGTGCCCGGAGTGCTCGAGCGCGTACACCTACGAGATGGGCGACCTGCTGGTCTGCCCCGAGTGCGCCCACGAGTGGTCGCCCGCCGAGGCCGCGGCGGCCGCTGACGAGGCGGCGGCCGCGGGCGTCGTACGCGATGCCAACGGGAACGCCCTCGCCGACGGCGACGACGTCATCGTGGTCAAGGACCTGCCGGTCAAGGGCGCGCCGAAGCCGATCAAGTCCGGCACCAAGGTCCGCAACATCCGCCTCGTCGCCCCCGACATCCGGGTCGGCGACCA
The genomic region above belongs to Nocardioides sp. QY071 and contains:
- the nadA gene encoding quinolinate synthase NadA → MTTVDLPLLPLGRGTDALSERGVDCPGDLPAPSDPDLVARARAAKEKLGDRLFVLGHHYQRDEVIQFADVTGDSFKLARDAAARPDAEYIVFCGVHFMAESADILTGPGQKVILPDLAAGCSMADMARIAQVERAWEALAAAGVQDVVVPVTYMNSSADIKAFCGRNGGVVCTSSNAEVALDWAFQQKGPDTKVLFLPDQHLGRNTAVLQLGYSLDECVVWNPLMPNGGLTAEELAGARMILWKGHCSVHGRFSADVVDELRAKVPDLNVLVHPECQHEVVLKADLVGSTEFIIKTIEAAPAGSSWAIGTELNLVQRLANAHPDKNIMFLDRNVCYCSTMNRIDLPHFVWALENLVEGVVVNQIEVDPQTEADALAALQRMLDLPGKSHRD
- a CDS encoding zinc ribbon domain-containing protein YjdM, whose translation is MTDALPPCPECSSAYTYEMGDLLVCPECAHEWSPAEAAAAADEAAAAGVVRDANGNALADGDDVIVVKDLPVKGAPKPIKSGTKVRNIRLVAPDIRVGDHDIDCKVDGFGPMQLKSSLVRKA